One genomic window of Elaeis guineensis isolate ETL-2024a chromosome 2, EG11, whole genome shotgun sequence includes the following:
- the LOC105043900 gene encoding polyadenylate-binding protein-interacting protein 9: MAAVAENAIGAGDQFVRRTPPPPPPQQQQQCARSSEAEYQRDVRELVDLLSKLNPSAKEFIPSSYASVGHTASNAAAGPAAGGRRPNGRLSADAPVFLASSDYYGRAIVAGNRDVGSGDGPYNNQQTHRRKNNYSQGRRRFNDRVQRAQKEDCIRRTVYVADIDLHVTEEQLAALFGSCGKVLDCRICGDPHSFLRFAFIEFANEYGARAALNLGGTMLGYYPVRVLPSKTAILPVNPTFLPQSEDEREMCTRTVYCTNIDKKVTQSDLKEFFEFLCGEVSRLRLLGDNMHSTRIAFVEFVQAESALKALSCSGRILGAFPIRVSPSKTPVRPRVAHTMH, from the exons ATGGCCGCGGTTGCGGAGAACGCGATCGGCGCCGGCGACCAGTTCGTCCGGCGAaccccgccgccgccgccgccgcagcagcagcagcagtgcgCGAGGTCGTCGGAGGCTGAGTACCAGCGCGACGTGCGCGAGCTCGTCGATCTGCTCTCCAAACTGAACCCCTCTGCCAAAGAGTTCATTCCCTCCTCCTACGCCTCCGTTGGCCACACCGCCTCCAACGCCGCCGCGGGCCCCGCCGCCGGTGGGAGGAGGCCGAATGGGCGGCTGTCGGCTGACGCGCCGGTGTTCCTGGCCTCCTCGGATTACTACGGCAGGGCGATTGTTGCGGGGAATCGGGATGTGGGCAGCGGCGATGGGCCGTACAACAACCAGCAAACCCACAGA AGAAAGAACAATTACAGCCAGGGGCGGCGGAGGTTTAATGATAGAGTTCAAAGAGCGCAGAAGGAGGACTGCATCAGGCGCACTGTATATGTAGCTGATATTGATCTGCAT GTAACAGAGGAGCAGCTTGCAGCATTGTTTGGTAGCTGTGGGAAA GTACTTGATTGTCGTATTTGTGGTGACCCCCATTCATTTCTTCGATTTGCATTTATAGAGTTTGCTAATGAAT ATGGTGCAAGAGCAGCACTAAATCTTGGTGGGACAATGCTAGGTTACTATCCCGTAAGAGTGCTACCTTCAAAGACTGCCATTTTGCCAGTGAATCCTACATTTCTTCCACAG TCTGAAGATGAAAGGGAGATGTGTACAAGGACAGTTTACTGCACAAATATTGATAAAAAG GTTACTCAGTCAGATCTAAAAGAATTCTTTGAGTTCCTTTGTGGTGAG GTTTCTCGCTTGAGGCTTCTTGGGGATAACATGCATTCAACCCGCATAGCATTTGTTGAGTTTGTTCAG GCGGAAAGTGCCCTTAAAGCTCTGAGTTGCAGTGGAAGGATCCTTGGAGCTTTCCCTATTAG GGTAAGTCCTTCGAAGACTCCTGTCAGGCCTCGTGTTGCTCACACAATGCATTAG